The Parafrankia discariae genomic interval CGACGAGCCGGGCCCGTTCGCCGCCGGGTACCAGACCGTGACCGTCTCGGATCCGGCCCGCCCGGGCCGGATCCTGACCACCTCGATCTGGTATCCGGGCACCCTGGCGCCTCCCGGCCCGGCGGCGCTGTCGTCGGTCGCCGCGTCGTCGGTCGCGCGCTATCCGGTGGCGCGCTATCCGGTGGCGCCGGGCGTGGACGTGTTGTCAGCCTCGGCCCACGGGGAGATCCCGGTGGCGCCGGGCCGGTTCCCGCTCGTGGTCCTCTCGCATGGCAGTGCCGGCAGCCGGGTGCAGCTCGCCTACCTGGCCGAGGCGCTGGCGACACACGGCTTCGTCGTGGCCGCGCCGGACCATCCCGGTGACACCATGATCGAGACGGCGGAGGGCCGGCAGGCCCCGCTCGCCGAGCTCGCCAGCGACCGTCTGCTCGACGTCTCGGCGGTCATCAGCGCGTTCACGAAGGAAAACCGCCCGCTGTCGCGGATGGTGCGCGCGGACGAGATCGCCGTCCTCGGGTTCTCCTTCGGCGGGCTGACCTCGGTGGTCTCGACCGTGGGTTTCCTGCGGGCGCCGGCGGACCCGCGGGTGCGGGCCGTGGTCGGGATCGCGCCGGCCACCGAGGTCGTGCCGGCGGGAGAGCTCGACCGGGTGCGCGTCCCGACGCTGCTCGTCGGCGGCGGCGGCGACCTGGTGGCGCCGGTGGAGCGCAACGCCGGGCGCACCTTCGCCGGCCTGCACGGCGCGCACCCGCGCTACCTGGTCACGGTGACGGGCGGGACGCACAACTCGTTCACCGAGATCTGCGCCCAGGCCGCGGCGGTGCGTGACCGCCCGGTTCCCGAGGGTGTGCGGGTGCGGCTGGAGGTGACGGCGGAGATGACCTGCCGGCCGCCGGCCGTCGACATCGAGCGCGCCCACCGCCTGACCACCTACTACACGGTGGCCTTCCTGGAACGCCGGTTGCTCGGGGTCACCGCCTACGACTCGTTCCTCACCCCGGCCGCCGCCCGCCGGTTTCCCGAGGCGCTGTTCCGCGCCGCCGGCTGACGCGTCCGCGGCGTCCGCGGAGCTCGTGGTGCGCCGGTGCTGTCCGGGTGGACACCGCTGTGGTCTGATCAGCTGGGCGTGCGCGTGTGACCTGCGGCGACGCCTGCACGTGCGGGCGCGCCGAGGTCCGGCGCGGCGAAACGGATGACCGCCGCCGACACCGGCGGCTACGGTGGCCCGACCAGCCGGTGACCGGGTGGCCGCCGGTGGGGTGTAGCGCAACGCTCAGGGGCACGGCGATGTGACCCGCGAGGAGGTCGGCCAGTATGTCCGCTCGCCAGGTACGGCGGTTTCATCTCGAGCGTGATGTCGACGTGTCCGGGGTGTCCGGCACGGGTTCGGTCGCCTTCGGGGCGCAGGCTC includes:
- a CDS encoding alpha/beta hydrolase family protein, with the protein product MGGSAGSGAVVPRVLLVAALLVGLLLCLPGPPSAGPARAGVILAGGSGGVAPLAAPDEPGPFAAGYQTVTVSDPARPGRILTTSIWYPGTLAPPGPAALSSVAASSVARYPVARYPVAPGVDVLSASAHGEIPVAPGRFPLVVLSHGSAGSRVQLAYLAEALATHGFVVAAPDHPGDTMIETAEGRQAPLAELASDRLLDVSAVISAFTKENRPLSRMVRADEIAVLGFSFGGLTSVVSTVGFLRAPADPRVRAVVGIAPATEVVPAGELDRVRVPTLLVGGGGDLVAPVERNAGRTFAGLHGAHPRYLVTVTGGTHNSFTEICAQAAAVRDRPVPEGVRVRLEVTAEMTCRPPAVDIERAHRLTTYYTVAFLERRLLGVTAYDSFLTPAAARRFPEALFRAAG